A segment of the Aureliella helgolandensis genome:
AATCCCGGTCTCGCACGGATTTTCCGGGAGGAGTTCCAGGAGACCGCCATCTTGGATGCTGCCATACGCGATTTGATCGTCCGCGACGACTTTTTTAGAAAAAAGCCGGAAGCCGCCTACGCGTTGGCTTGGGCGCTGACCTTCTACCTTTCCGAGCGACTTCCCGGCGAGTATCAAAAACTCTTAAGATCGCAGACCCAACATGGTTTCGGCGAATACACTGCCGGCCAGCGCATGCAAGACTTTCGCGCTGCAATTTCGATGGACCCCAGGATGTTGGCCATCCAGATGCAACGCCTGCTAGCCGAATAGCGCGCCCCCCAAAGTAGCACGGGCCCCCGGCCCGTGAATATTAGCCAAGTAGCACGCCCCCGCCGCGCGCCGCCCCCAATGCTTCGTGGAGACATGGCACTCGCCAGCCCCTCGCACTTTGCCACAAACCGCACCACAACCGGTTATACTGGTGGACCATTGGCCCGCAATCATTTTCCCACCCACATAAGTGCACATTCCCATGCAGCGTCGAAGTTTCATGCTTAACGGTTCGCTCCTCCTGGCGTTAGCTGCGTCCAGTCCCTGCTTGGCCATTCCTCCCTTTAAGCGAGCGAAGCCAGGCCGAATGCGACTGAGTTTGGCAGCTTATTCCATGCGGCAGTATCTCCAGCCCAAGCCTGACGAGCCGCATAAAATGGACTTGTTCGACTTCGTCGACTATTGTCGCGAACAGGGGTTGGATGGCGCCGAGCTTACGAGCTACTACTTCCCAGAAGACGTGGATAACGACTACCTCGTGCGACTCAAGCAACATTGTCATGTGACGGGTATCACCATCACCGGTGGAGCAATTCGCAATGACTTCTGCAGCAACGACCCCGAAAAACTCGAAGCCAGTTTGGCCCACACTCGGCAATGGGTCGATCGCTATGCAATCCTGGGTGCACCGGCCATTCGCGTGTTCGCTGGCAATCAGCCCAAAGACGAAGAGTTGTCGGTCACGCTCGAGCGATGTGCGAAGACTTGCCAAAAGGCCTGCGACTACGCGGCCAGTAAAGGCGTTTTCTTGGCCTTGGAGAATCACGGCGGAGTCACCGCACACGCCAAAGATCTGCTTGAGATCGTTCGACAAGTCGAATCACCCGCACTGGGCATCAACTTTGACTCGGGCAATTTCCGCAGCGCTGCCGATCCCTATTCCGAATTGGTGAAAATTGCTCCGTATGCGGTCAACGCGCAGATCAAAGTCGAAATGCACATTGATGGCAAGACGGTGCCCGCCGATCTATCGCGAATCGTCCAGATTCTGCAAGACTCCGGTTACAGTGGATGGGTCGCTCTGGAATACGAAGCCCAAGAGAACCCCTTGGAAGCGATTCCCAAATGGTTGGGAGAACTCCGGCAGCGACTCTCCTAAACCTGCGTCTCACCATCCTACCTCTCCTATTCACATCGACTCCTCATCCTTCAAGGAATCCCCGCAGCATGCCATCCCATCGACACCCTCGCTTCCTGGCCGCCGCAGCAATTCTGGCCATTGGCCTATGTTCTGTCAGCCTCAGTATCGGGCAAAACTTATCAGCAGCAGAGCCTGTCAAGATCCTCCTCATCACCGGTGGCTGTTGCCACGATTATGATTATCAATCGAAAACAATTCAGGAAGCCTTCAAACAACACAAGATCGATGTGGAGTGGAAGGTTGTCCAAGAAGGGGGCAACGGCACGGAAGCAGAAATCAAACTCTACCAAGATCCCAAGTGGGCGGACGGATTTGATGTAGTGATCCACAACGAATGCTTCGCCAATACCACCAGCGAAGAATACATCAAGCAAATCACGGAAGCTCACAAGAATGGAGTCAATGGCGTGGTCATCCACTGCGCCATGCACACCTATCGCGCTGCCGAGTTTGACGACTGGCGTGAATTCCTAGGCGTGACCAGTCGCAAGCATGAACACCAATCCAACTATCCGGTGAAAGTGGTTGAACGCGACCATCCGATCATGAAGGGCTTTCCCAATGACTGGGTAACCCCCAAGGATGAGCTCTATATCATCGAAACGCTATGGCCCAACGCCAAGCCGCTAGCCACCTCGATCAGCGAGCAAACCGGCAGTTCCAATCCATGCTTCTGGGTGAACGAGTACGGCAAGTCGCGCGTGTTCGGAACCACCTATGGCCACAGCAACGAGACCTTTGCCGACAAAACGTTCCAGCAGGCCTTAGTGCGCGGCACTCTGTGGGCCGCCGGCAAATTGCATGACTAACGCTACCTCCAGCTTCCCCCCGTAGCATGTGTCACACACCCGTAGCATGGCCCCCCCGGGCCGTGCCCCCTGTCACTCCTAATTCCCCCCTCAACACTCCACCCTACAGCTCCCGCTGCAACGCAGCAAAAGTCCCCTTTAAACGAACATGATTCTAAAGCAAAACTGCTATTTATCGTGCGTCCCAGTCCGGGGCTTGACTTGAAGAAGCCGTCGTGGTCCCCCAAATCGAAACAGCCCCCCTCGCCCCGCCTCGGTAC
Coding sequences within it:
- a CDS encoding sugar phosphate isomerase/epimerase family protein, giving the protein MQRRSFMLNGSLLLALAASSPCLAIPPFKRAKPGRMRLSLAAYSMRQYLQPKPDEPHKMDLFDFVDYCREQGLDGAELTSYYFPEDVDNDYLVRLKQHCHVTGITITGGAIRNDFCSNDPEKLEASLAHTRQWVDRYAILGAPAIRVFAGNQPKDEELSVTLERCAKTCQKACDYAASKGVFLALENHGGVTAHAKDLLEIVRQVESPALGINFDSGNFRSAADPYSELVKIAPYAVNAQIKVEMHIDGKTVPADLSRIVQILQDSGYSGWVALEYEAQENPLEAIPKWLGELRQRLS
- a CDS encoding ThuA domain-containing protein — translated: MPSHRHPRFLAAAAILAIGLCSVSLSIGQNLSAAEPVKILLITGGCCHDYDYQSKTIQEAFKQHKIDVEWKVVQEGGNGTEAEIKLYQDPKWADGFDVVIHNECFANTTSEEYIKQITEAHKNGVNGVVIHCAMHTYRAAEFDDWREFLGVTSRKHEHQSNYPVKVVERDHPIMKGFPNDWVTPKDELYIIETLWPNAKPLATSISEQTGSSNPCFWVNEYGKSRVFGTTYGHSNETFADKTFQQALVRGTLWAAGKLHD